One stretch of Zingiber officinale cultivar Zhangliang chromosome 6B, Zo_v1.1, whole genome shotgun sequence DNA includes these proteins:
- the LOC121988515 gene encoding elongation factor 1-alpha translates to MGKEKVHINIVVIGHVDSGKSTTTGHLIYKLGGIDKRVIERFEKEAAEMNKRSFKYAWVLDKLKAERERGITIDIALWKFETTKYYCTVIDAPGHRDFIKNMITGTSQADCAVLIIDSTTGGFEAGISKDGQTREHALLAFTLGVKQMICCCNKMDATTPKYSKARYDEIVKEVSSYLKKVGYNPEKIPFVPISGFEGDNMIERSTNLDWYKGPTLLEALDLINEPKRPTDKPLRLPLQDVYKIGGIGTVPVGRVETGVLKPGMVVTFGPTGLTTEVKSVEMHHEALQEALPGDNVGFNVKNVAVKDLKRGFVASNSKEDPAKEAANFTSQVIIMNHPGQIGNGYAPVLDCHTSHIAVKFAEILTKIDRRSGKELEKEPKFLKNGDAGFVKMIPTKPMVVETFSAYPPLGRFAVRDMRQTVAVGVIKSVEKKDPTGAKVTKAAAKKK, encoded by the exons ATGGGGAAAGAGAAGGTTCACATTAACATCGTGGTCATCGGCCATGTCGACTCCGGGAAGTCGACCACCACCGGTCACCTCATCTACAAGTTGGGCGGCATCGACAAGCGTGTGATCGAGAGGTTCGAGAAGGAAGCTGCCGAGATGAACAAGAGGTCTTTCAAGTACGCTTGGGTGCTCGACAAGCTCAAGGCCGAGCGTGAAAGAGGAATCACCATCGACATTGCCCTGTGGAAATTCGAGACTACCAAATACTATTGCACTGTCATTGACGCCCCTGGACACCGCGACTTCATCAAGAACATGATCACCGGAACTTCCCAGGCAGACTGTGCCGTTCTCATCATTGATTCCACCACTGGTGGCTTCGAAGCTGGCATCTCCAAGGATGGCCAGACTCGCGAGCATGCGTTGCTTGCATTTACTCTCGGAGTCAAACAGATGATCTGTTGCTGTAACAAG ATGGATGCTACTACTCCAAAGTACTCGAAGGCCCGATATGATGAAATCGTAAAGGAGGTTTCTTCTTACCTCAAGAAGGTTGGCTACAACCCTGAGAAGATACCCTTTGTTCCAATCTCCGGGTTTGAGGGTGATAACATGATTGAGAGATCTACCAACTTGGACTGGTACAAGGGCCCAACTCTGCTCGAGGCTCTCGACTTGATTAATGAGCCGAAGAGGCCTACGGACAagccccttcgtcttcctcttcaGGATGTTTACAAGATCGGAGGCATTGGCACTGTGCCGGTTGGCCGTGTTGAGACCGGAGTCCTTAAACCTGGCATGGTTGTCACCTTCGGCCCTACTGGGCTCACCACCGAAGTCAAGTCAGTCGAGATGCACCACGAAGCCTTACAGGAAGCTCTCCCCGGCGACAATGTCGGCTTCAACGTGAAGAATGTTGCCGTCAAGGATCTGAAGAGAGGTTTTGTCGCATCCAATTCCAAGGAAGACCCTGCCAAGGAGGCTGCCAACTTCACTTCTCAGGTCATTATCATGAACCATCCTGGTCAGATCGGCAATGGCTACGCCCCCGTGCTTGATTGCCACACCTCCCACATCGCAGTGAAGTTTGCCGAGATTCTAACGAAGATCGATAGGCGATCAGGAAAGGAGCTCGAGAAGGAGCCCAAGTTCCTTAAGAATGGCGACGCAGGCTTCGTGAAGATGATTCCCACCAAGCCCATGGTCGTGGAGACATTCTCTGCGTATCCTCCGCTGGGCCGGTTCGCGGTGAGGGACATGCGTCAGACAGTGGCTGTCGGAGTGATCAAGAGCGTGGAGAAGAAGGATCCCACCGGTGCCAAGGTCACCAAGGCCGCCGCCAAGAAGAAGTGA
- the LOC121988516 gene encoding probable protein phosphatase 2C 32 isoform X1 — MSCSFAMANSPVFSPSRLSISCKGSPEKVSVNPSSPLASPPCSSSPFRQRFERAASGLREINTGIGASRITLDTSSSPPPLRSSASGSLLKRRRPARIDIPLVDALPLATEDSDDWREVEAQSESYAVCCRRGKKRLVMEDRYKASLGIDSNPKLGYFGLFDGHGGKGAAEFASEKMGEYIVGEVLSSSSEGFNDVNQAVWNGYLKTDSEFLKEGMDGGASCVTALLRGGILVVSNAGDCRAVLCRAGTAEALTSDHRPSREDERQRIASTGGYVDYCRGTWRLQGSLAVSRGIGDSHLKQWVIAEPETQITTIEVECEFLILASDGLWDKVSNQEAVNIARPFFLADDGEALLGACKKLLDLSASRGSLDDISVLIVKLQHFV, encoded by the exons ATGTCGTGCTCCTTTGCGATGGCGAACTCGCCGGTCTTCTCGCCGTCGCGTCTCTCGATCTCTTGCAAGGGGTCGCCGGAGAAGGTGTCCGTGAATCCGAGCTCTCCCCTGGCGTCCCCTCCGTGCTCGTCGTCGCCGTTCCGACAGCGGTTCGAGAGAGCGGCCAGCGGGCTGCGGGAGATCAACACCGGGATCGGCGCCTCCCGGATAACCTTAGATacgtcttcttctcctcctccgttgCGTTCGTCTGCGTCCGGTTCGCTGTTGAAGAGGAGGAGGCCCGCACGGATTGATATCCCGTTGGTGGATGCGTTGCCGCTTGCGACCGAGGATTCGGATGATTGGAGGGAAGTGGAGGCGCAGAGCGAGAGTTATGCGGTGTGTTGCAGGCGGGGAAAGAAGAGATTGGTGATGGAGGATCGGTATAAGGCAAGCTTGGGCATTGATTCGAATCCCAAATTG GGTTACTTTGGCCTTTTTGATGGCCATGGAGGTAAGGGAGCTGCTGAATTTGCTTCGGAAAAGATGGGAGAGTACATTGTAGGCGAAGTGTTGTCGAGCAGCAGTGAAGGCTTCAACGATGTCAATCAAGCTGTTTGGAATGGATACTTGAAAACTGATTCAGAGTTCCTGAAGGAAGGAATGGATGGAGGGGCTTCCTGCGTCACTGCCTTGCTTAGAGGTGGCATTCTGGTAGTGTCCAATGCTGGTGATTGCCGTGCTGTATTGTGCCGCGCTGGTACAGCAGAGGCCCTTACATCTGATCACCGCCCTTCTCGTGAAGATGAAAGGCAACGAATTGCTAGCACC GGTGGGTATGTTGATTACTGCCGAGGCACATGGCGATTGCAAGGTTCCTTGGCAGTGTCCAGGGGAATTGGAGATTCACATCTGAAACAATGGGTGATAGCAGAACCAGAGACACAGATTACTACGATTGAAGTTGAATGTGAGTTCTTGATTTTAGCATCTGATGGACTGTGGGATAAG GTTAGCAATCAAGAAGCTGTAAATATAGCTCGACCATTTTTTCTTGCTGATGATGGCGAAGCACTGTTAGGCGCTTGTAAAAAACTCCTGGATTTATCTGCTTCAAGAGGCTCGCTTGATGATATTAGTGTCCTAATTGTGAAACTACAACATTTCGTTTGA
- the LOC121988516 gene encoding probable protein phosphatase 2C 32 isoform X2, translated as MSCSFAMANSPVFSPSRLSISCKGSPEKVSVNPSSPLASPPCSSSPFRQRFERAASGLREINTGIGASRITLDTSSSPPPLRSSASGSLLKRRRPARIDIPLVDALPLATEDSDDWREVEAQSESYAVCCRRGKKRLVMEDRYKASLGIDSNPKLGYFGLFDGHGGKGAAEFASEKMGEYIVGEVLSSSSEGFNDVNQAVWNGYLKTDSEFLKEGMDGGASCVTALLRGGILVVSNAGDCRAVLCRAGTAEALTSDHRPSREDERQRIASTGGYVDYCRGTWRLQGSLAVSRGIGDSHLKQWVIAEPETQITTIEVEC; from the exons ATGTCGTGCTCCTTTGCGATGGCGAACTCGCCGGTCTTCTCGCCGTCGCGTCTCTCGATCTCTTGCAAGGGGTCGCCGGAGAAGGTGTCCGTGAATCCGAGCTCTCCCCTGGCGTCCCCTCCGTGCTCGTCGTCGCCGTTCCGACAGCGGTTCGAGAGAGCGGCCAGCGGGCTGCGGGAGATCAACACCGGGATCGGCGCCTCCCGGATAACCTTAGATacgtcttcttctcctcctccgttgCGTTCGTCTGCGTCCGGTTCGCTGTTGAAGAGGAGGAGGCCCGCACGGATTGATATCCCGTTGGTGGATGCGTTGCCGCTTGCGACCGAGGATTCGGATGATTGGAGGGAAGTGGAGGCGCAGAGCGAGAGTTATGCGGTGTGTTGCAGGCGGGGAAAGAAGAGATTGGTGATGGAGGATCGGTATAAGGCAAGCTTGGGCATTGATTCGAATCCCAAATTG GGTTACTTTGGCCTTTTTGATGGCCATGGAGGTAAGGGAGCTGCTGAATTTGCTTCGGAAAAGATGGGAGAGTACATTGTAGGCGAAGTGTTGTCGAGCAGCAGTGAAGGCTTCAACGATGTCAATCAAGCTGTTTGGAATGGATACTTGAAAACTGATTCAGAGTTCCTGAAGGAAGGAATGGATGGAGGGGCTTCCTGCGTCACTGCCTTGCTTAGAGGTGGCATTCTGGTAGTGTCCAATGCTGGTGATTGCCGTGCTGTATTGTGCCGCGCTGGTACAGCAGAGGCCCTTACATCTGATCACCGCCCTTCTCGTGAAGATGAAAGGCAACGAATTGCTAGCACC GGTGGGTATGTTGATTACTGCCGAGGCACATGGCGATTGCAAGGTTCCTTGGCAGTGTCCAGGGGAATTGGAGATTCACATCTGAAACAATGGGTGATAGCAGAACCAGAGACACAGATTACTACGATTGAAGTTGAAT GTTAG